In Candidatus Defluviilinea proxima, a single genomic region encodes these proteins:
- a CDS encoding Crp/Fnr family transcriptional regulator, translating to MLDQTQLNRITFAMPILQRADVSLINDLKQHAQFAKIPAGHDVFVDGDRVDGIALLLSGVVRVYKIGETGREITLYRFGLGQSCILSANAIMSQKSFPAIATVEEDAEAVMIPADVFRGWVNKYELWREFVFDLLSERLSTVMTVVDEVVFKRMDRRVASLLLNQAKGQNPMRVTHQEIAAELGSSREVISRILEDFSREELIESGRGTIEVLDFEGLESRSVM from the coding sequence ATGCTCGACCAAACACAACTCAACCGAATTACATTCGCCATGCCCATTCTTCAACGGGCAGACGTTTCGCTTATCAATGACCTGAAACAACACGCCCAATTCGCAAAGATCCCAGCGGGACACGATGTCTTTGTAGATGGTGACCGCGTAGACGGGATCGCATTACTGCTCTCTGGTGTCGTGCGCGTGTACAAGATCGGTGAAACAGGACGGGAGATCACACTGTATCGTTTTGGATTGGGACAAAGTTGTATCCTGAGTGCGAACGCCATCATGAGTCAAAAATCTTTCCCTGCCATCGCTACGGTGGAAGAAGATGCCGAAGCGGTGATGATTCCTGCGGATGTGTTTCGCGGATGGGTCAACAAGTATGAGTTATGGCGCGAGTTCGTATTTGATCTTTTATCCGAAAGACTCTCCACGGTAATGACGGTTGTGGATGAAGTAGTTTTCAAACGCATGGACCGAAGAGTCGCTTCGTTGTTGCTGAATCAGGCTAAAGGTCAGAACCCGATGCGTGTGACTCATCAGGAAATTGCCGCAGAGTTGGGGAGTTCCCGCGAAGTGATCAGCCGTATCCTTGAGGATTTTTCCAGAGAAGAATTGATCGAATCAGGTCGAGGAACAATCGAAGTACTTGATTTTGAAGGTTTGGAATCCCGCTCGGTTATGTGA
- a CDS encoding thioredoxin fold domain-containing protein, translated as MNITEFQKRISEADKPIVVDFWAHWCMPCKVTKPVLEKLAQDYKDTVEFLPIDADSSRDVLENFKIIGIPTVLTIRNGNVIGRVTGAQSEAVYRGMFEALAEGKEVKIPLSTFDRMLRLGAGVLFVMVGVSTSNWLVLGIGGIVAFLGVYDRCPIWRALTRTLKGQ; from the coding sequence ATGAACATTACAGAGTTCCAAAAACGAATTTCAGAAGCTGATAAGCCCATCGTCGTTGATTTTTGGGCACATTGGTGTATGCCATGCAAAGTGACAAAACCCGTCCTTGAAAAGCTTGCGCAAGATTACAAGGATACGGTGGAGTTTCTGCCAATTGACGCAGACTCATCACGCGATGTTCTTGAAAACTTCAAGATCATCGGCATTCCTACTGTCTTGACGATCCGTAACGGCAATGTGATCGGGCGCGTCACCGGTGCGCAGAGCGAGGCCGTGTATCGTGGCATGTTCGAAGCATTAGCCGAAGGGAAGGAAGTCAAGATACCCCTATCGACATTTGACCGAATGCTTCGGCTTGGTGCTGGTGTTTTATTTGTCATGGTGGGAGTATCGACAAGCAACTGGCTTGTATTGGGCATCGGCGGGATCGTTGCCTTCCTGGGTGTGTATGACCGTTGCCCGATCTGGAGAGCGCTTACAAGAACCTTGAAAGGTCAGTGA
- the nusA gene encoding transcription termination/antitermination protein NusA, with translation MAKNEFTLAFNDVLEDKQLSKEVIISAIESAMVSAYRRAVSASTAQHVEAKIDPDSGKVMVFAEKEVVEDIIEPKTEVLLEEARKVNPEAQLGDMVVVETTPPNFGRVAAQTARQVIQQRIREAERSNQMQYFDRQVGEIISGIIQATNAQTTTVGLDMKAEGTLPASQRIPGERFKVHDRVRAVVMEVKDGPRGPQIILSRAHRNFLRRLLENEVPEIYHGVVEIRAISREPGARAKVAVSATQPGIDPVGACVGIKGVRIQAIVRELHDEKIDIIQWDQDPMVYITKAISPARVAGVYLTEVEGARTATVVVGEDQLSLAIGRDGQNARLAAKLTGWRIDIKSTVEAAGDAIVKLQNDPELAALMPAAVESIPSVEEVLAKKAENRPVTPEEYEILAKFVDRVERRNSEMKAEVIRAESGVGDVAVVAEETGIPVAAFEMPLDQAGIKEHVFNILTEAGIDTVGALMLKMKKDPNSVLGLPGVGPKAIQNIEEALALLTFVEAAPAEPVVEPVAETESTPEAVLATPPVEAVAVAPVEEVPAGEKQAAGKKEARKHTEEEEDEGHKDGVSLDELFTMKPEIFQTPAPESEDDEAKKKGKKGKKKSVELEFDEERGEVVSRKKHKRGESDFGEDW, from the coding sequence ATGGCTAAGAACGAATTCACCCTGGCTTTCAACGATGTATTGGAAGATAAACAACTTTCTAAGGAAGTGATCATTTCCGCGATCGAATCGGCGATGGTCTCTGCCTATCGAAGGGCTGTGAGCGCGTCTACGGCTCAGCACGTGGAAGCCAAGATCGATCCCGATTCGGGCAAGGTTATGGTTTTCGCCGAAAAGGAAGTGGTCGAAGACATTATCGAGCCAAAAACCGAAGTATTGCTGGAAGAGGCGCGTAAGGTCAACCCTGAGGCGCAACTCGGCGATATGGTGGTCGTGGAAACCACGCCTCCGAACTTCGGTCGTGTTGCCGCGCAGACTGCCCGTCAAGTAATTCAGCAACGTATCCGTGAAGCGGAGCGTTCGAACCAGATGCAGTATTTTGATCGCCAAGTGGGCGAGATCATCAGCGGCATCATTCAAGCTACTAATGCACAGACCACAACCGTTGGTCTCGATATGAAGGCGGAAGGCACATTGCCTGCCAGCCAGAGAATCCCCGGTGAACGTTTCAAAGTACATGACCGCGTCCGCGCGGTGGTGATGGAAGTGAAGGATGGACCGCGTGGTCCACAGATCATTCTTTCACGCGCACATCGCAACTTCCTGCGCCGTTTGTTGGAGAACGAAGTCCCTGAAATTTATCATGGTGTTGTTGAGATCCGCGCGATCTCTCGCGAACCGGGTGCGCGTGCCAAGGTGGCTGTTTCTGCCACACAGCCGGGCATCGACCCTGTTGGTGCCTGTGTAGGTATTAAGGGCGTCCGTATTCAAGCCATTGTGCGCGAATTGCACGATGAAAAGATCGATATCATCCAATGGGATCAAGACCCCATGGTGTACATTACCAAAGCCATCAGCCCTGCACGTGTTGCTGGTGTGTATCTGACCGAAGTGGAAGGCGCTCGCACCGCTACCGTTGTGGTGGGTGAGGACCAGTTGAGCCTCGCGATCGGCCGTGATGGACAGAATGCGCGTTTAGCCGCAAAACTCACGGGTTGGCGCATTGACATCAAATCCACAGTGGAAGCTGCTGGCGATGCTATTGTCAAATTGCAGAACGATCCTGAACTTGCTGCGTTGATGCCAGCCGCAGTTGAATCCATTCCTTCGGTGGAAGAAGTGCTTGCCAAGAAGGCTGAGAATCGCCCGGTGACACCGGAAGAGTACGAAATTCTTGCCAAGTTTGTGGACCGTGTGGAACGCCGTAACAGCGAAATGAAAGCCGAAGTCATCCGCGCCGAAAGCGGTGTTGGTGATGTGGCTGTCGTTGCGGAAGAAACAGGTATCCCTGTGGCCGCGTTTGAGATGCCGCTCGATCAGGCGGGTATCAAAGAACACGTCTTCAATATTTTGACTGAAGCGGGCATTGATACAGTCGGTGCTTTGATGTTGAAAATGAAAAAGGATCCGAACAGTGTCCTTGGATTGCCCGGCGTTGGACCGAAGGCGATTCAGAACATCGAAGAGGCACTTGCCTTGTTGACATTTGTTGAAGCGGCTCCTGCCGAACCCGTGGTTGAGCCTGTTGCTGAGACAGAATCCACGCCCGAAGCTGTACTGGCGACTCCTCCTGTTGAAGCCGTCGCTGTTGCTCCAGTGGAAGAAGTGCCCGCTGGCGAGAAACAGGCCGCAGGTAAGAAAGAAGCGAGAAAGCATACCGAAGAAGAGGAAGATGAGGGCCATAAGGATGGCGTCTCATTGGATGAACTCTTCACGATGAAGCCTGAGATCTTCCAAACTCCCGCTCCTGAGAGCGAAGATGATGAAGCGAAGAAAAAGGGCAAAAAAGGCAAGAAGAAGAGTGTCGAACTCGAGTTCGACGAAGAACGTGGCGAAGTGGTTAGCCGCAAGAAACACAAACGCGGTGAATCCGATTTCGGCGAGGATTGGTAG
- a CDS encoding bifunctional riboflavin kinase/FAD synthetase, protein MLHYRSLDEIFLPGAWLTVGVFDGVHRGHQQIINTLVAGAHANELPAVVLTFDPHPAKVFGRGDMKLLTLPGERARLLGEYGVDVVVTHPFNRGVANTTAYDFMKYIKDRMGIQHLVLGYDSTLGKDREGNAARLTEIGLELGYTVETVSALGDGRSVISSTGIRKLVVDGEVEDAARSMGHPYVLQGMVANGDHRGRTIGFPTANLEYAREKVIPKGGIYACWAYVDGEKHKAAVNIGTNPTFTPDKQTLSVEAYLLDFDRDIYGDMLRLEFIASLRDELKYDSVDALIKQIHVDVQQTREILGTA, encoded by the coding sequence ATGTTACATTACCGTTCTCTTGATGAAATCTTTCTGCCCGGCGCGTGGCTGACCGTTGGCGTTTTTGATGGTGTCCATCGCGGACATCAACAGATCATCAATACACTTGTGGCAGGCGCTCATGCAAATGAGTTGCCTGCCGTTGTTTTAACTTTCGATCCGCATCCTGCGAAAGTTTTTGGACGCGGCGACATGAAATTGCTCACTTTACCTGGTGAGCGCGCCAGATTGCTTGGCGAGTATGGCGTGGACGTGGTGGTCACACATCCATTCAATAGGGGAGTGGCGAATACCACTGCTTACGATTTCATGAAATACATTAAGGATCGCATGGGGATACAGCACCTTGTACTAGGATACGATTCAACCCTCGGCAAGGATCGCGAAGGCAATGCGGCACGTTTGACAGAGATCGGCTTGGAACTGGGATACACTGTCGAAACGGTATCAGCCCTCGGCGATGGAAGAAGCGTGATCTCGTCCACAGGGATTCGCAAGTTGGTGGTAGATGGCGAAGTGGAAGATGCCGCCCGTTCGATGGGTCATCCGTATGTGTTGCAGGGCATGGTAGCGAATGGTGATCATCGCGGGCGTACGATCGGATTCCCGACTGCGAATTTGGAGTATGCACGTGAGAAGGTCATTCCCAAAGGCGGTATTTATGCATGCTGGGCGTATGTGGATGGCGAAAAGCATAAAGCCGCGGTCAACATCGGAACGAACCCGACATTCACACCCGACAAGCAAACTTTAAGCGTGGAAGCCTACCTGCTCGATTTCGACCGCGATATTTACGGTGACATGTTGCGCCTCGAATTCATTGCGAGTTTGCGCGATGAGTTGAAATACGACTCGGTGGATGCGCTAATAAAACAGATCCACGTGGATGTGCAACAAACTCGCGAAATTCTGGGAACGGCATAA
- a CDS encoding DinB family protein: MTEIKTKTEIISSLKDSRQRVLDWFTAIPEKDFFTRHGEAWSPSDNVDHLIRAHKPITMALKLPKFVLQLIFGKANRPSKSYEALCEKYVNALHNGGRAGGTFLPTQETPEENADERKKKILAQLSKESTKLISAAETWDETALDKYILPHPLIGKLTIREILYFTIYHNLRHATLEGD; this comes from the coding sequence ATGACGGAAATCAAAACAAAGACAGAGATCATCTCCTCTCTCAAAGATTCCCGTCAACGCGTACTGGATTGGTTCACTGCCATCCCTGAAAAGGACTTCTTTACAAGACATGGAGAGGCATGGTCACCATCAGATAATGTGGACCATCTCATCCGTGCCCATAAGCCGATAACAATGGCGTTGAAGCTTCCCAAGTTTGTGCTCCAATTAATTTTCGGCAAGGCAAATAGACCATCCAAATCCTATGAGGCGCTGTGTGAAAAGTATGTTAATGCACTTCATAATGGAGGCCGGGCTGGCGGAACATTTTTACCAACTCAGGAAACCCCAGAAGAGAATGCCGATGAGAGAAAGAAAAAGATACTGGCTCAGTTATCTAAAGAAAGTACGAAGTTGATCTCAGCCGCAGAGACGTGGGACGAAACCGCATTAGACAAGTACATACTCCCTCACCCGCTCATCGGGAAATTGACCATTCGAGAAATACTATACTTCACCATCTATCACAACCTTCGCCACGCCACTCTCGAAGGAGATTAA
- the rbfA gene encoding 30S ribosome-binding factor RbfA encodes MPSGVRLQRIADRIREEISEMLIRDISDPRLQQIFITDVKIDKELAWADVYVSAIEGTSRSKDVLAGLESATGFIRRTLASKIELRAFPRLRFHWDVTPENADHIEKILAELRNKNK; translated from the coding sequence ATGCCATCCGGTGTAAGGCTTCAAAGAATTGCGGATCGTATCCGCGAAGAGATTTCAGAGATGTTGATTCGCGATATTAGTGATCCGCGTTTGCAACAGATCTTTATAACGGACGTAAAGATAGATAAGGAATTGGCGTGGGCTGATGTATACGTCTCTGCCATTGAAGGTACTTCACGCTCTAAAGACGTTCTTGCCGGACTTGAGTCTGCTACTGGTTTCATTCGGCGGACTCTTGCCTCAAAGATAGAACTCCGTGCCTTTCCGCGTTTGCGATTTCACTGGGATGTGACTCCTGAGAATGCCGATCACATCGAAAAGATACTTGCAGAACTGCGTAATAAAAATAAATAA
- the truB gene encoding tRNA pseudouridine(55) synthase TruB produces MNSQDVQNAISGVLVVDKPVGMTSHDVVQAIRNGTGLRRAGHTGTLDPRASGVLVILVGPAVRLSEYVSASDKRYQAIVRMGGKTDTFDADGKFTQDNQPINVTEQQFEDVLKTFVGEIEQTPPPYSAVKVQGRKAYEMARKGEEVELEPRKITVHHLEVLEWAPPEVVIDVHCSSGTYVRSLANDLGEKLGCGAYLVGLRRTKSGRFSLRDATPLRKLQEAFNAGNWYQYLIPAAEALGDWPAIELSPDEVEGVRHGHRVVAKEDTPVGDRVRGVSTQGELVALMECVIGEDGKPAWQPKKVFFTSGGE; encoded by the coding sequence ATGAATAGTCAAGACGTACAGAATGCCATATCAGGGGTTCTCGTTGTGGATAAACCCGTTGGAATGACGTCCCATGATGTAGTACAGGCAATTCGTAATGGAACCGGCTTACGTCGCGCAGGCCATACTGGCACATTGGACCCGCGTGCTTCCGGTGTGTTGGTCATCCTTGTTGGACCGGCGGTTCGTTTGAGTGAATATGTTTCCGCTTCCGATAAAAGATATCAAGCCATCGTTCGTATGGGTGGCAAGACCGACACTTTCGATGCGGATGGCAAGTTCACACAGGATAACCAACCCATCAATGTGACTGAACAGCAATTTGAAGATGTGTTGAAAACCTTTGTGGGTGAGATCGAACAAACCCCGCCTCCGTATTCTGCAGTCAAAGTGCAGGGACGCAAAGCCTATGAAATGGCGCGCAAGGGCGAAGAAGTTGAATTGGAACCGCGCAAGATCACAGTCCATCACCTTGAAGTGCTCGAATGGGCGCCTCCGGAAGTGGTGATCGATGTGCATTGTTCTTCCGGTACCTACGTCCGTTCACTGGCGAATGACCTCGGTGAAAAGCTCGGTTGTGGTGCCTATCTCGTTGGTCTGCGCCGCACCAAAAGCGGACGCTTCTCCCTGCGCGATGCGACCCCGCTTCGTAAATTACAGGAAGCATTCAATGCTGGTAACTGGTATCAATATCTGATCCCTGCCGCTGAAGCATTGGGTGATTGGCCCGCTATTGAGCTTAGCCCGGACGAAGTGGAAGGCGTACGCCACGGACATCGTGTTGTGGCCAAGGAAGATACTCCAGTGGGCGACCGCGTGCGCGGTGTCAGTACACAGGGTGAACTGGTCGCATTGATGGAATGTGTGATCGGCGAAGACGGCAAACCCGCCTGGCAGCCTAAGAAGGTATTCTTCACCAGCGGCGGCGAGTAA
- a CDS encoding DUF2892 domain-containing protein, producing MKRNMSNIDRIVRVVVASLFAYLYFGGIVTGTLGIVLVVLAAVFTFTAIVAFCPLYAPFKFSTYKS from the coding sequence ATGAAACGCAATATGTCCAATATCGATCGTATCGTCCGTGTAGTGGTCGCCTCTTTGTTCGCCTATCTGTATTTTGGCGGCATTGTGACTGGCACACTGGGGATCGTGCTTGTTGTGCTCGCCGCAGTATTCACGTTCACGGCCATCGTCGCATTCTGCCCGCTCTATGCGCCGTTCAAGTTCAGCACCTATAAAAGCTGA
- a CDS encoding class I SAM-dependent methyltransferase — translation MNQRNLDKAALRGEPSYVWRAGQQRRFDMILQAAGERIKGNILENGCGVGMYVEHLSPFGGTVIGLEYDFERAAEAHINSPHIFNAAGEFIPLPSGTFDLILSHEVIEHVQNDRSAISEMIRLLRSPDAVSGKPGGRVVIFCPNRGYPYETHGIYWQGQYHFGNKLFVNYLPRSLRDKLAPHVRVYSKRDMQKLFDGLPVKFIERTVIFGAYDNIIARFGAFGKVLRGVLQFLEKTPLKVFGLSHFWVVEKL, via the coding sequence ATGAATCAACGCAACCTCGATAAAGCCGCCCTGCGCGGTGAACCATCTTATGTCTGGCGGGCGGGACAACAACGACGATTCGACATGATCCTGCAAGCCGCAGGCGAACGCATCAAAGGGAACATCCTCGAAAACGGATGTGGTGTGGGCATGTACGTGGAACACCTCTCCCCTTTTGGTGGAACCGTGATCGGATTGGAATACGACTTCGAACGCGCCGCCGAAGCACACATCAACTCGCCTCATATTTTCAATGCCGCTGGGGAATTCATCCCGCTTCCTTCTGGGACCTTTGACCTGATCCTCAGCCATGAAGTGATCGAACACGTACAGAATGACCGCTCCGCGATCAGCGAAATGATTCGCCTTCTCCGTAGTCCCGATGCTGTTTCGGGGAAGCCCGGCGGACGTGTCGTCATTTTCTGCCCGAACCGTGGGTACCCTTATGAAACACACGGCATCTACTGGCAGGGACAATATCACTTCGGCAACAAGTTATTCGTGAACTACCTGCCGCGTTCCCTGCGAGACAAACTTGCCCCGCACGTACGTGTCTACTCCAAGCGGGATATGCAAAAACTATTCGATGGTCTGCCCGTCAAATTCATCGAACGGACAGTTATCTTCGGCGCATACGACAATATCATCGCACGCTTCGGCGCATTCGGAAAAGTGTTGCGCGGTGTTTTACAGTTTCTAGAGAAGACACCACTGAAAGTATTTGGCTTGTCACATTTTTGGGTGGTAGAAAAACTTTAG
- the infB gene encoding translation initiation factor IF-2, with protein MSSNGNKIELPGSIVIRDLAQMIGKSPIDLIKKLMSNGVMATINQAVDFDTAAIVVGEYGFEAVPEVVEEAAVETGEVPLWRRMIADEKQSELKPRPPVVTILGHVDHGKTSLLDAIRQTDVAAGEAGGITQHIGAYQVEQKGRLITFLDTPGHAAFTQMRARGAQGADVVILVVAADDGVMPQTKEAIAHAKAARVPIIVAMNKVDKSNANPDRVKQQLAEQELVPDDWGGNTMVIPVSAKLKQGIDDLLEGVLLVADNIQINANPAGKVVGTVVEAELDKSKGVVATLLVQNGTLSAGDVVVAGTAHGKLRALSDYKGKPVKKAGPSTPVLVMGLSDVPSAGDLFQVVGSDKEARVIVNDRINTAKEQSQIRKKVSLEDLFANVQAGEAKELNLIVKADVQGSLDPIVSELKKLGEGEIGIKVLYTETGNIGDNDVMLASASHAILIGFNVQADVSARRLAEKEGVDIRLYEIIYRMTEDIEKALKGMLEPVVKEKVIGRAQVLAVFTASKFGRVAGCRVTEGELRRNAKAKLYRGTDIVYEGDMGSLRHEKDDVKEIKQGFECGVGFKSFKDIQVGDQLVCYVLEQS; from the coding sequence ATGAGTAGTAACGGAAACAAGATCGAATTACCAGGCAGTATCGTTATCCGTGACCTGGCACAAATGATCGGTAAAAGCCCCATTGACCTCATCAAAAAATTGATGTCGAACGGCGTGATGGCTACCATCAATCAGGCTGTTGATTTTGATACTGCCGCGATTGTCGTGGGGGAGTATGGTTTTGAAGCTGTGCCGGAAGTGGTCGAAGAAGCGGCTGTGGAGACTGGCGAAGTGCCGCTCTGGCGCCGCATGATCGCCGACGAAAAACAATCGGAGTTGAAGCCCCGCCCGCCAGTGGTGACTATTTTAGGTCATGTAGATCATGGCAAGACCAGCTTGCTCGATGCCATCCGCCAGACGGATGTTGCCGCAGGTGAAGCGGGTGGTATTACCCAGCATATCGGTGCGTATCAAGTAGAGCAAAAAGGACGTTTGATCACGTTCCTCGATACCCCCGGTCACGCGGCGTTCACGCAGATGCGTGCACGTGGCGCACAAGGTGCAGATGTGGTCATTTTGGTTGTGGCGGCGGACGATGGTGTCATGCCGCAAACCAAGGAAGCCATTGCGCATGCCAAGGCCGCGCGTGTGCCGATCATTGTGGCGATGAACAAGGTGGACAAATCCAACGCCAACCCAGATCGTGTGAAGCAACAACTTGCAGAACAGGAACTCGTCCCTGATGATTGGGGCGGGAACACGATGGTTATCCCGGTCTCTGCCAAGTTGAAGCAGGGTATTGATGACCTTCTCGAAGGTGTTTTGCTTGTGGCGGATAATATCCAGATCAATGCAAACCCAGCTGGCAAAGTGGTTGGTACAGTAGTGGAAGCCGAATTGGATAAATCCAAAGGCGTTGTTGCCACACTGCTCGTGCAAAATGGCACCCTCTCCGCAGGCGATGTGGTTGTAGCAGGAACAGCGCACGGAAAACTACGCGCGCTTTCTGATTACAAAGGCAAGCCCGTCAAAAAGGCTGGCCCGTCCACACCTGTGTTGGTAATGGGCTTGAGTGACGTCCCTTCCGCCGGCGATCTATTCCAGGTGGTTGGTTCCGATAAAGAGGCGCGTGTCATTGTCAATGACCGTATCAACACAGCCAAAGAGCAATCGCAGATTCGCAAGAAAGTATCCCTTGAGGATCTGTTTGCAAACGTTCAGGCTGGCGAAGCAAAAGAATTGAACCTGATCGTCAAAGCCGACGTGCAGGGATCGCTCGACCCGATCGTTTCAGAGTTGAAAAAGCTTGGAGAGGGCGAGATCGGCATCAAGGTCCTGTATACCGAAACGGGCAACATTGGCGATAACGATGTAATGCTTGCTTCTGCGTCCCATGCGATTCTCATCGGCTTCAACGTGCAGGCCGATGTCTCTGCTCGTCGCCTTGCTGAAAAAGAAGGCGTGGATATCCGTCTTTACGAGATCATCTATCGCATGACCGAGGATATCGAAAAGGCTCTCAAAGGTATGCTCGAACCGGTCGTTAAGGAAAAAGTTATCGGGCGTGCGCAGGTGTTGGCTGTCTTCACCGCATCGAAGTTTGGACGCGTGGCCGGTTGTAGAGTCACAGAAGGCGAATTACGTCGCAATGCCAAAGCAAAACTATATCGCGGCACCGACATTGTTTATGAAGGTGATATGGGCTCGCTTCGCCATGAGAAGGACGATGTGAAAGAGATCAAACAAGGCTTTGAGTGTGGTGTCGGTTTCAAGAGTTTCAAGGACATTCAGGTCGGCGATCAGTTGGTCTGTTATGTTCTCGAACAATCGTAG
- a CDS encoding DHH family phosphoesterase: protein MNNEVIGAIKERLEKAKNIVIASHVRPDGDAIGSLLGLGLALRDAGKSVQMVLADGAPSSFKHLEGSEFVVKEPKGEHDTFITVDCADFKRTGKVFENFGQPDINIDHHKTNEKFGKLNLIEADEVATAAILTNYLPEWGLKVTKPIAAALLTGIITDTLGFRTSNTNPSALRLCADLMETGADMPDLYMRSLVKKSYPAAKYWGAGLSSMEQENGIVWGTLTLEDRKRSGYSGNDDADLINMISAIDGNKVGMIFVEQSDSHVKISWRALEPGVDVSPIAKHFNGGGHAAAAGADIPGTLSELQPMVLKTTRDMLGL, encoded by the coding sequence ATGAATAATGAAGTCATAGGGGCCATAAAGGAACGTTTGGAAAAGGCGAAGAACATTGTGATTGCATCGCACGTCCGCCCGGATGGAGATGCAATCGGTTCTTTATTAGGCCTTGGTTTGGCTCTGCGTGATGCAGGCAAATCGGTGCAGATGGTGCTTGCCGATGGTGCGCCTTCCTCTTTCAAGCATCTTGAGGGAAGCGAATTCGTGGTAAAAGAACCGAAGGGTGAACACGACACATTTATTACTGTTGATTGTGCAGATTTCAAACGAACGGGGAAAGTGTTTGAGAATTTTGGTCAACCCGATATCAATATTGACCATCATAAAACCAATGAAAAATTCGGAAAACTGAATCTGATCGAAGCAGATGAAGTGGCCACTGCCGCCATCCTCACGAATTATCTTCCGGAGTGGGGACTTAAAGTTACCAAACCCATTGCGGCCGCTTTGTTGACAGGTATCATTACCGATACGCTTGGGTTTCGCACCTCGAACACGAATCCATCTGCGTTGCGTTTGTGCGCGGACTTGATGGAAACCGGTGCGGATATGCCCGATCTATACATGCGTTCCCTTGTGAAGAAATCCTACCCAGCCGCAAAATATTGGGGCGCCGGACTTTCGAGCATGGAACAAGAAAATGGTATTGTTTGGGGGACATTAACGCTTGAAGACAGAAAACGCAGTGGATATAGCGGAAACGACGATGCAGATCTGATCAACATGATCTCAGCTATTGACGGAAACAAAGTAGGTATGATTTTCGTCGAACAAAGCGACAGTCATGTTAAGATCTCGTGGCGTGCATTGGAGCCAGGTGTGGATGTTTCGCCGATTGCGAAGCACTTCAATGGCGGAGGCCATGCGGCTGCAGCGGGAGCAGACATCCCGGGCACGCTGAGTGAACTCCAGCCAATGGTACTAAAGACTACTCGTGACATGTTAGGTCTTTAG
- a CDS encoding YlxR family protein yields the protein MSKKKPVQRIKHIPQRTCVGCRETLPKRTMIRIVRTADGVRVDPTGKLAGRGAYLHDRRICWEQGLKGALAHALKATITLEEREKLEEFMSALPQDADAELQSSGDRRVDM from the coding sequence GTGTCTAAAAAGAAACCCGTCCAACGTATCAAGCATATACCCCAGCGGACTTGCGTGGGCTGTAGGGAAACCCTGCCCAAACGAACGATGATCCGCATTGTCCGCACGGCGGATGGGGTACGGGTGGACCCGACCGGTAAACTTGCCGGGCGGGGAGCCTATTTGCACGACCGTCGGATATGTTGGGAACAAGGTTTGAAAGGCGCTCTTGCTCATGCTTTGAAAGCGACGATCACTTTGGAAGAGCGTGAAAAACTGGAAGAATTTATGAGCGCCCTGCCGCAAGATGCGGACGCAGAATTGCAAAGTTCAGGGGACAGGCGAGTGGATATGTGA